Proteins co-encoded in one Listeria ivanovii subsp. ivanovii genomic window:
- a CDS encoding DUF998 domain-containing protein → MSFLKKYGFYFLILGVLSDFLTPYILGLFYPGLNQMTMMISLFGDVASPVRVAFLVWSVVSGVLLMLALPAIYQAVVKTSRSLAICLTLAIGLFGIGDCIFTGLFSIDTERATWTFSTWVHNIGSGLGYTGFLLSPLLLMLLYWKTGETAYCKLYLVLLIISLLTAVVYGLAQVSAVNDLPILNKIGFCQRVSFFFNYVPIVVFGVDQIRKGYKKP, encoded by the coding sequence ATGTCTTTCTTAAAAAAATACGGTTTTTACTTTTTAATTCTTGGCGTACTGAGTGATTTCCTAACACCATACATACTTGGATTGTTTTATCCCGGATTAAACCAAATGACGATGATGATAAGCTTGTTTGGGGATGTGGCTAGTCCGGTTCGTGTAGCGTTTTTGGTTTGGTCGGTGGTTTCGGGGGTGCTACTTATGTTGGCTTTACCGGCGATTTATCAAGCGGTGGTTAAAACTTCGCGAAGCCTCGCAATTTGTCTGACTTTAGCAATTGGGTTGTTCGGAATTGGTGATTGTATCTTTACGGGGTTATTTAGCATTGATACGGAGCGAGCGACTTGGACGTTTTCAACTTGGGTGCATAATATTGGTTCAGGACTGGGATATACGGGATTTTTACTTTCTCCACTACTCTTGATGTTGCTATACTGGAAAACAGGCGAGACAGCTTATTGTAAGCTCTATCTGGTGCTTTTAATCATTAGTTTGCTGACAGCCGTCGTTTATGGCTTGGCACAAGTTTCGGCAGTTAATGATTTACCCATTTTGAATAAAATTGGCTTTTGTCAGCGGGTTAGTTTCTTTTTTAATTATGTGCCGATTGTTGTTTTTGGGGTTGATCAGATTAGAAAAGGATATAAGAAACCTTAG
- a CDS encoding glycoside hydrolase family 1 protein, with translation MEFKENKSFPATFLWGASTSSFQVEGAWQEDGKGLSVIDVMEKNPEITDFTIAVDHYHRMKEDVALMAELGMKVYRFSIAWTRIFPNGSGSVNQRGVDFYNALIDELCKYGIEPLVTIYHFDYPQALVEEYGGWVSRQSVEDYRAYAEFLFRTYGNRVKYWLTINEQDHVVRIPSRLGLTGKTKHEQLKLGYQANHHMCLATAAAIKTFQELGIEGKIGPAVSFSMIHPATSNPDDVLASSDAMLVKHNYLLDLHCYGDYSTPFWQYLLERDFAPKIKPGDMQLMKENPPTMIGVNYYFSEAVKAFPATEAFPIGYQKESLLPEAEAGIFQVVKNEELVATDWGWEIDPVGLRLTLRELHERYHLPLIITENGMGAYDKLEEGDIVNDDYRVMYLKEHIKQVKLAFNDGVSVLGYCAWSFIDVVSGRNGMDKRYGFVYVNRENFDLKDMRRIKKRSFHWYQKVIASNGEFLS, from the coding sequence ATGGAATTTAAAGAAAATAAATCTTTTCCAGCAACTTTTTTGTGGGGCGCTTCTACTTCTTCATTTCAAGTGGAAGGTGCGTGGCAAGAAGACGGAAAAGGGCTATCTGTTATTGATGTAATGGAAAAAAATCCGGAAATAACAGACTTTACGATTGCGGTAGATCATTATCACCGTATGAAAGAGGACGTAGCTTTGATGGCTGAATTAGGAATGAAAGTATACCGATTCTCGATTGCTTGGACACGTATCTTTCCGAATGGAAGTGGTAGCGTAAATCAAAGAGGCGTGGATTTTTATAATGCGTTAATTGATGAACTTTGTAAATATGGAATTGAGCCACTTGTGACGATTTATCATTTTGATTATCCGCAAGCGTTAGTGGAAGAATATGGTGGATGGGTCTCACGTCAGAGCGTAGAAGACTACCGAGCATATGCTGAATTCTTATTCCGGACATATGGCAATCGGGTGAAATATTGGTTAACAATTAACGAACAAGATCATGTTGTCCGCATACCGAGCCGCCTTGGTCTAACTGGGAAAACGAAACACGAGCAGTTAAAACTTGGCTATCAAGCAAATCACCATATGTGTTTAGCAACAGCGGCAGCAATCAAGACATTTCAAGAGCTTGGGATAGAAGGCAAAATCGGTCCGGCGGTATCTTTTTCGATGATTCATCCAGCAACTTCTAATCCAGATGATGTACTTGCAAGCAGTGATGCGATGTTAGTGAAACATAATTATTTGCTTGACTTGCATTGTTACGGCGACTACAGTACACCATTTTGGCAGTATTTATTGGAAAGAGACTTTGCACCTAAAATCAAACCCGGGGATATGCAACTTATGAAAGAAAATCCACCAACAATGATTGGGGTGAATTATTATTTTTCAGAAGCAGTGAAAGCATTCCCAGCGACCGAAGCATTTCCGATTGGTTACCAAAAAGAATCTTTACTACCAGAAGCAGAAGCTGGGATTTTTCAAGTCGTCAAAAATGAAGAATTGGTAGCAACTGATTGGGGCTGGGAGATTGATCCAGTTGGTCTTCGGTTGACACTTCGAGAACTACATGAACGATATCATTTACCTTTAATTATTACTGAAAATGGAATGGGCGCATATGATAAACTAGAGGAGGGAGATATTGTAAATGATGATTATCGTGTGATGTATTTAAAGGAACATATAAAACAAGTAAAATTGGCATTTAATGATGGCGTTTCGGTTCTAGGGTATTGTGCTTGGAGTTTCATCGATGTAGTTAGTGGACGAAATGGAATGGACAAGCGCTACGGATTCGTGTATGTTAATCGAGAGAACTTTGACTTGAAAGATATGCGAAGAATTAAAAAGCGTAGTTTCCACTGGTACCAAAAAGTCATCGCTTCTAATGGGGAATTTTTGTCTTAA
- the licT gene encoding BglG family transcription antiterminator LicT, translated as MIIKKVFNNNVVLVIEKQAEEKILMGKGIGYQKFPGDPVDLTNLEKTFVLNDDATEGKLAAFFDEVPIEIINLSDYLVKQGKEKLGAHITDNLLIPLADHINFAITRAKEGIQIDYPLKWEIRHMYPEEVAFSEEAIKWMLEHEGITLPSEEVVPIAMHFVNARFGTAEIEQAFEMTTLVAKILDIINYHYLIQVDENSLNYARLITHLRYFILRQMKKESDIVEEALLYDVVKSKYPKAFECALKVKKLLEETMNWTVNHDEVLYLTLHIHRVTTRETTK; from the coding sequence ATGATAATAAAAAAAGTATTTAATAATAATGTTGTTTTAGTCATTGAGAAGCAGGCAGAAGAAAAAATCCTCATGGGGAAAGGCATTGGTTATCAAAAATTCCCTGGCGACCCAGTTGACTTAACTAATTTAGAAAAAACATTTGTATTAAATGACGATGCAACAGAAGGGAAATTGGCTGCTTTTTTTGATGAGGTACCGATAGAGATTATTAATTTAAGTGATTATTTAGTGAAGCAAGGAAAAGAGAAATTAGGCGCACATATTACAGACAACTTACTAATCCCGCTAGCTGACCATATTAATTTTGCGATAACTCGTGCAAAAGAAGGCATCCAAATTGACTACCCTTTAAAATGGGAAATTCGCCATATGTATCCAGAAGAAGTGGCATTTTCTGAAGAAGCTATCAAGTGGATGCTAGAACATGAAGGCATTACATTACCAAGCGAAGAGGTAGTTCCGATTGCGATGCATTTTGTGAACGCTAGATTTGGTACTGCGGAAATAGAACAAGCATTTGAAATGACTACTTTAGTGGCCAAAATATTAGATATTATTAACTATCATTACCTTATTCAAGTAGATGAAAACTCCTTAAATTATGCACGTTTGATTACCCACTTGCGCTACTTTATTTTACGTCAAATGAAAAAAGAATCTGACATCGTTGAAGAGGCACTCCTTTATGACGTAGTGAAAAGTAAGTACCCTAAGGCTTTTGAATGTGCTTTGAAAGTGAAAAAATTACTAGAAGAAACGATGAACTGGACTGTGAATCACGATGAAGTGCTTTATTTAACGCTCCATATTCATCGTGTAACTACCCGAGAAACAACTAAATAA
- the yycH gene encoding two-component system activity regulator YycH — MMKKTGFRSFVLTILVILSVVLSYLIWKGQPDYEAINVKEIEKTTIDKTMTTSQVFRPYKLAVNANGKNYQSLNADLLNELIAQGKSFSFSEVVLANKKNNEEYEKLIHKNGTIEIVYPNNIPFSIFAQIFQVEGEGLESAFFNRIIFDINNTDTGLHSVYFANDDQDNIYQSSLQNKDIDKIEKIVKASESKLTENDKLILNKHNLFLSSDKTKLNRKKYIIDSLEINQFTAALFQDSGTIKSEGNTYTDGSSVIEMDTENKVLEYVNPSQERTNPEDLSSVKRAGLIQDSFNFINDHAGWTGDGSYYFTGYTGESGTTNFSLFVDNLQVYNENGMADISVTEGIEAVYKYMRPFFRLDTDVPGEKKEETLPSSYEVYEELSNNPNVRAEDIQDIVPGYHMTRSESSGMNRIVTLEPTWLYKYHNKWFIFQSDKEGE, encoded by the coding sequence ATGATGAAAAAAACAGGATTTCGTTCATTTGTATTAACCATTTTAGTCATACTCAGCGTAGTCCTAAGTTACTTGATTTGGAAAGGACAACCTGATTATGAAGCGATTAATGTTAAAGAAATAGAAAAAACAACGATTGACAAAACCATGACTACTTCACAAGTTTTCCGACCATACAAACTGGCTGTTAATGCAAATGGGAAAAATTACCAAAGCTTAAATGCGGATTTGCTTAACGAACTAATCGCACAAGGAAAATCATTTAGTTTCTCGGAAGTAGTACTTGCAAACAAAAAGAACAATGAAGAATACGAGAAATTAATTCATAAAAACGGCACCATCGAAATCGTCTATCCAAACAATATTCCGTTTTCTATTTTCGCTCAAATTTTCCAAGTAGAAGGGGAGGGGTTAGAATCAGCTTTCTTCAATCGGATAATTTTTGATATTAATAATACAGATACAGGTTTACACTCCGTTTATTTTGCAAACGACGACCAAGATAACATTTACCAAAGTTCACTTCAAAATAAAGATATTGATAAGATCGAAAAAATTGTCAAAGCGAGTGAAAGTAAACTAACAGAAAACGACAAGCTGATTTTAAACAAGCATAATCTATTCCTTAGTTCAGATAAAACCAAGCTGAATCGAAAAAAATATATCATTGATTCACTGGAAATAAATCAGTTTACAGCAGCACTTTTCCAAGATTCTGGTACGATCAAAAGTGAAGGGAATACTTACACAGATGGATCGAGCGTTATTGAAATGGATACAGAAAATAAAGTATTAGAGTATGTTAATCCATCTCAAGAAAGAACGAATCCAGAAGACTTAAGTAGTGTGAAGCGAGCGGGATTAATTCAAGATAGCTTTAATTTTATTAACGATCATGCTGGGTGGACTGGCGATGGATCGTATTATTTCACTGGATATACCGGCGAAAGTGGGACGACCAATTTTAGTTTATTTGTAGATAATCTTCAAGTTTATAATGAAAATGGCATGGCAGATATTTCGGTCACAGAAGGAATTGAAGCAGTGTACAAGTATATGCGACCATTTTTCCGCTTGGATACGGACGTTCCTGGGGAGAAAAAAGAAGAAACATTACCATCTTCCTATGAAGTTTACGAAGAGCTATCCAATAATCCTAATGTGAGGGCTGAGGATATTCAAGATATCGTCCCTGGTTACCACATGACGAGAAGCGAATCTTCAGGTATGAATCGTATCGTTACTTTAGAACCGACTTGGTTATATAAATACCATAATAAATGGTTCATCTTCCAGTCAGACAAGGAGGGTGAATAA
- the rlmH gene encoding 23S rRNA (pseudouridine(1915)-N(3))-methyltransferase RlmH, producing MNIQVVTVGKLKEKYLVQGIAEYLKRLSAYAKVNIVEVADEKAPEVLSEAEMKQVKDKEGMRILAKIPEDAYVIALAIDGKMKSSEEFAADLDKLATYGRSKVTFVIGGSLGLSDAVLKRSDERISFGRLTLPHQLMRLVLVEQIYRAFRIVRGEPYHK from the coding sequence ATGAACATTCAAGTTGTAACAGTAGGAAAACTAAAAGAAAAATATTTAGTGCAAGGAATTGCGGAATATTTAAAGCGTCTTAGCGCGTATGCGAAAGTAAATATTGTCGAAGTTGCGGACGAAAAAGCGCCAGAAGTATTGAGCGAGGCGGAAATGAAACAGGTGAAAGATAAGGAAGGCATGCGGATTTTGGCGAAGATTCCTGAAGATGCTTATGTAATTGCACTGGCGATAGATGGCAAAATGAAGTCAAGCGAGGAATTTGCGGCGGATTTGGATAAGCTAGCGACATATGGCCGGAGTAAAGTGACGTTTGTGATTGGCGGGTCACTTGGGCTGAGTGACGCGGTATTGAAGCGGAGTGATGAGCGGATTTCGTTTGGACGATTGACTTTGCCACATCAGTTAATGAGATTGGTCTTGGTGGAGCAAATTTACCGGGCGTTTCGGATTGTGCGAGGGGAGCCTTATCATAAATGA
- a CDS encoding S1C family serine protease, with protein MDEKEKDLNENTENESTPKKEVEDTLHTAENPQPVQESPIVEGVTPEGEKFAGATEEVAEASSTNAFFEEASKEPTRPAPGPRRAGNAGGGVPPNRVTPSGSGNGNGQPPKRGKHFVGYFLTALIGVIIGGLIIFFVGWNNGDNADTANNTTENKSGKVEKVTVNTTSDVTKAVDKVQDAVVSVLNYQSSSSLDGTTTSEQEASSGSGVIYKKANGKAYIVTNNHVVADANKLEVTFTNGKKSEAKLLGTDEWNDLAVLEIDDKNVSTVAAFGDSDALKLGEPAIAIGSPLGTEFSGSVTQGIISGLNRAVPVDTNGDGTEDWEADVIQTDAAINPGNSGGALINIEGQVIGINSMKISMENVEGISFAIPSNTVEPIIEQLETKGEVERPSLGVSLRDVDTIPETQQKNVLKLPDGVDYGAMVQQVVSGSAADKAGLKQYDVIVELNGEKVTNSMTLRKILYGNDVKIGDKVKVKYYRDGKEKTSDIQLEAAKTTT; from the coding sequence ATGGACGAGAAAGAGAAAGATTTAAATGAAAACACAGAAAATGAAAGCACGCCAAAAAAAGAGGTCGAGGATACTTTACATACAGCTGAGAACCCGCAGCCAGTCCAAGAATCTCCTATCGTGGAAGGCGTGACACCAGAAGGAGAAAAGTTTGCTGGCGCGACAGAAGAAGTCGCTGAAGCAAGCTCTACGAATGCTTTTTTTGAAGAAGCAAGTAAGGAACCTACCAGACCAGCACCAGGACCAAGACGTGCTGGAAATGCTGGCGGGGGAGTACCGCCTAATCGTGTAACACCGAGCGGAAGTGGTAACGGGAATGGACAGCCACCTAAACGCGGAAAACATTTTGTAGGATATTTTTTAACAGCGCTTATCGGAGTTATTATTGGCGGATTAATTATTTTCTTTGTTGGTTGGAACAACGGTGACAACGCAGATACAGCGAATAATACAACCGAAAATAAATCTGGCAAAGTGGAAAAAGTAACCGTTAATACGACTTCAGATGTGACCAAAGCAGTAGACAAAGTTCAAGATGCGGTAGTGAGTGTATTAAATTACCAATCATCTTCATCTCTTGATGGAACAACTACATCTGAACAAGAAGCTTCATCTGGATCAGGCGTGATTTATAAAAAAGCTAATGGTAAAGCATACATCGTAACAAACAATCACGTAGTAGCTGATGCCAATAAATTAGAAGTAACTTTCACAAACGGTAAAAAATCAGAAGCAAAATTACTTGGAACAGACGAATGGAACGATTTAGCTGTTCTTGAAATTGATGATAAAAACGTGAGCACAGTTGCAGCATTTGGCGACTCTGATGCATTAAAATTAGGAGAACCAGCAATTGCCATTGGTAGTCCGCTTGGAACAGAATTTTCTGGTTCTGTAACACAAGGTATCATTTCCGGCTTAAATCGTGCCGTGCCAGTTGATACTAATGGTGATGGAACAGAGGACTGGGAAGCAGACGTTATCCAAACAGACGCAGCAATCAACCCAGGTAATAGTGGTGGAGCTTTAATTAATATCGAAGGACAAGTAATTGGGATCAATTCCATGAAAATTTCGATGGAAAACGTAGAAGGCATCAGCTTTGCGATTCCAAGTAACACAGTAGAACCAATCATCGAACAATTAGAAACAAAAGGTGAAGTAGAACGTCCATCACTTGGCGTTTCCTTACGTGATGTGGATACTATTCCAGAAACACAACAAAAAAATGTCTTGAAATTACCAGACGGCGTTGATTATGGCGCAATGGTTCAACAAGTCGTATCTGGCTCTGCAGCAGATAAAGCAGGTCTAAAACAATATGACGTTATCGTGGAATTAAATGGCGAAAAAGTAACAAATTCCATGACATTACGCAAAATCTTATATGGTAATGATGTAAAAATTGGCGATAAAGTCAAAGTGAAATACTACCGTGATGGGAAAGAAAAAACATCAGATATTCAATTAGAAGCAGCAAAAACAACGACATGA
- a CDS encoding MBL fold metallo-hydrolase: protein MFANKILTEKDTEQIRFSILASGSSGNATLVETGDQKILVDCGLSGKKMEGLFAQVGREMSDLDAILITHEHSDHIKGLGVLARKYKLPIYANAKTWKAMDSMIGEVSSDQKFQFDMETVKSFGSMQVESFGVSHDAIEPMFYIFHKGNKKFVMITDTGYVSDRMKGHIAGADAYLFESNHDVEMLRMGRYPWNVKRRILGDEGHVSNEDAAIAMSEVITDQTKRIYLGHLSKDNNMKELARMSVTQTLLAEGIDVGGKLEIFDTDPETATSIFTI, encoded by the coding sequence ATGTTCGCAAATAAAATTCTAACTGAAAAAGACACGGAACAAATCCGATTTAGCATATTAGCTAGTGGAAGTTCAGGCAATGCTACACTTGTCGAAACAGGCGACCAAAAAATTCTCGTAGACTGCGGTTTAAGTGGGAAGAAAATGGAAGGATTGTTTGCTCAAGTTGGTAGAGAAATGAGCGACCTTGATGCGATTTTAATAACACATGAGCATTCCGACCATATCAAAGGTTTGGGTGTACTTGCTCGTAAATATAAATTACCAATATATGCTAATGCAAAAACATGGAAAGCAATGGACAGTATGATTGGTGAAGTTTCGTCTGACCAAAAATTCCAATTTGACATGGAAACAGTAAAATCTTTTGGTAGTATGCAAGTAGAATCCTTTGGTGTATCACATGACGCGATTGAGCCGATGTTTTACATATTTCATAAAGGGAATAAAAAGTTCGTAATGATAACTGACACAGGATATGTAAGTGATCGCATGAAAGGGCATATTGCAGGAGCTGATGCCTATCTTTTTGAAAGCAATCATGATGTAGAAATGCTCCGAATGGGACGCTATCCTTGGAATGTTAAACGCAGAATTCTTGGAGATGAGGGCCATGTGAGTAATGAGGATGCAGCAATCGCAATGAGTGAAGTTATTACTGATCAAACGAAACGAATTTATTTAGGACATCTTAGTAAAGACAACAATATGAAAGAACTTGCAAGAATGAGCGTAACTCAGACACTGCTGGCAGAAGGAATTGACGTAGGCGGAAAACTGGAGATTTTTGATACTGACCCAGAAACTGCTACTTCTATCTTCACCATTTAA
- a CDS encoding beta-glucoside-specific PTS transporter subunit IIABC, which yields MNNQELAKAILALVGGEKNVSEVMHCYTRLRFHLNKIDLADKDKIEELPGVISVQIQSGQFQVVIGNKVSKVYKELIKLGNFKQGESAEIESDKKKGNIIGRFFEVISTIFTPIIPAIAGAGMLKGLLGLVTAFGWVEPTSGVITMLQIVSDCVFYFLPFFLAVSAARIFKTNEFIAVAVAGGMMYPIIIDGAKAIANGGPTGSDLFGLPVPFINYSSTVIPIILAVWILSYVYRWVDRWMPSSLGIVFTPTIVLMIIIPVQLIVIGPLGSYLGVWLAEGVTWLFAHGGILAGGLLGATRPLLVMVGMHYGLMPIAIQNIAVLGYDYLMPVFLMANMGQAAAALAVFLKTKNKDLKAIAAPSTIAGFLGITEPAMYGVNLKLKKPFIAGLIGSGIGGAFVTGCGVTGNAIVLPGLVSLPVFMGPKFIFLIIGMLLTITITIALTFFLKFDDKDTTAKPAKQTESKASSIEHETVLSPAIGTTVALKEVPDATFAEEIMGKGIAINPSVGEIYAPFSGEVVTFFKTGHALGMRSKEGVELLIHVGIDTVNLNGAHFHPKVKQGDQVQAGDLLLTFDIEEIKAAGYEIITPVIVTNTENYLDVIGVDENQPIKPGDWLIQIINKIS from the coding sequence ATGAATAATCAAGAATTAGCAAAAGCGATACTCGCACTTGTCGGGGGAGAAAAAAATGTCAGCGAAGTCATGCACTGTTATACAAGATTAAGGTTTCACTTAAACAAAATTGATTTAGCGGATAAAGATAAAATCGAGGAGTTACCAGGTGTCATTAGTGTCCAAATTCAAAGCGGACAATTCCAAGTAGTTATTGGCAACAAGGTTTCAAAAGTGTACAAGGAACTTATTAAACTTGGCAATTTTAAACAAGGAGAAAGTGCAGAAATAGAAAGCGATAAGAAAAAAGGGAACATTATTGGTCGTTTTTTTGAAGTTATTTCAACTATTTTCACGCCAATAATTCCGGCAATTGCCGGAGCGGGGATGCTAAAAGGGTTGCTCGGTCTTGTTACGGCATTTGGCTGGGTAGAACCGACAAGTGGCGTTATTACAATGCTGCAAATTGTATCTGACTGTGTGTTTTATTTCTTACCATTCTTCCTTGCTGTTTCTGCGGCTCGAATCTTTAAGACGAATGAGTTTATAGCAGTTGCTGTTGCAGGTGGGATGATGTATCCAATTATTATTGATGGCGCCAAAGCTATAGCAAATGGTGGGCCGACCGGATCTGACCTATTTGGGCTCCCTGTACCGTTTATCAATTATAGCTCTACGGTTATTCCAATTATTTTAGCAGTTTGGATTTTAAGTTACGTTTATCGTTGGGTAGACAGATGGATGCCGTCTTCTTTAGGTATTGTATTTACTCCGACGATTGTATTAATGATTATTATTCCTGTACAATTAATTGTTATTGGACCACTAGGCTCCTATCTGGGTGTTTGGTTAGCAGAGGGGGTTACTTGGCTGTTCGCGCACGGTGGAATCTTAGCCGGTGGATTGCTCGGGGCAACTCGTCCGTTACTCGTTATGGTCGGCATGCATTATGGTTTAATGCCGATTGCAATTCAAAATATTGCTGTACTTGGTTATGACTACTTAATGCCAGTCTTCCTAATGGCTAATATGGGTCAAGCAGCAGCTGCCCTTGCCGTATTCTTAAAAACAAAAAACAAAGATTTAAAAGCAATTGCAGCTCCTTCCACGATTGCCGGTTTCTTAGGAATTACCGAACCAGCAATGTATGGGGTTAACTTGAAACTAAAGAAACCATTTATCGCAGGTTTAATTGGTTCTGGAATTGGTGGCGCCTTTGTTACAGGTTGTGGAGTTACTGGGAATGCGATTGTTTTACCAGGATTAGTTAGTTTGCCAGTATTTATGGGGCCGAAATTTATTTTTCTAATCATTGGAATGCTACTTACGATTACGATCACCATTGCACTAACATTCTTCTTGAAATTTGATGATAAAGATACAACTGCAAAACCAGCAAAACAAACAGAAAGCAAAGCATCTTCCATTGAACACGAAACCGTTCTAAGCCCAGCAATCGGAACAACGGTTGCTTTGAAAGAAGTACCAGATGCAACTTTTGCGGAAGAAATTATGGGAAAAGGAATCGCGATTAATCCGTCTGTTGGTGAAATTTATGCGCCATTTTCGGGTGAAGTAGTAACCTTTTTCAAAACTGGTCATGCACTTGGAATGCGCTCGAAAGAAGGTGTGGAGCTGTTGATTCATGTCGGGATTGATACGGTGAATTTAAATGGCGCTCATTTCCATCCTAAAGTGAAACAAGGCGATCAAGTGCAGGCTGGAGATTTGTTACTCACGTTTGATATTGAGGAAATTAAAGCGGCAGGATATGAAATCATTACACCGGTCATTGTGACGAACACAGAAAATTACTTAGATGTTATTGGAGTGGATGAAAACCAACCGATAAAACCGGGCGATTGGTTGATTCAAATTATTAATAAAATAAGTTGA
- a CDS encoding two-component system regulatory protein YycI, with protein MDWRKTQLIFIVTLLILNVFLAVILFNKQLSDDPDTLGNETLEERLKADNITYPDLSSKPTSGAIFTTERAAFTTKDVSDLTGQAITLKDNNKEIYSILQTPVKAGKKGNNAELKKFMETEIYRGESYKFWNYDKKANTLTFNQLINNNMVLFDEAGQITFYLDNDDQVVSYEQTWMAKQDDLKEKTNLMSATDALEVIYQHGELKQDSDVVSATFGYYTTVQLPSGNVYFPVWCFEVVHADATSYVLVNAKDEQVINQSENQTTTAPGSELSSRQKVK; from the coding sequence ATGGATTGGCGAAAAACACAACTGATTTTTATTGTTACGCTACTCATTTTAAATGTATTTTTAGCAGTGATTCTCTTCAATAAACAATTATCAGATGATCCAGACACGCTCGGCAACGAGACGCTAGAAGAACGGTTGAAAGCAGATAATATAACGTATCCTGACCTTTCAAGCAAACCAACTAGTGGCGCCATTTTTACGACTGAACGCGCTGCATTTACTACGAAAGATGTTAGCGATTTAACCGGGCAAGCTATCACATTAAAAGACAACAACAAAGAAATTTATTCGATTTTGCAAACACCAGTAAAAGCTGGGAAAAAAGGGAATAACGCCGAATTGAAAAAATTTATGGAAACAGAAATATATCGAGGCGAATCGTATAAGTTTTGGAACTACGATAAAAAAGCTAACACGTTAACATTTAATCAATTAATTAACAATAATATGGTGCTTTTTGATGAAGCGGGACAAATCACGTTCTATTTAGATAATGATGACCAGGTAGTATCCTATGAACAAACTTGGATGGCTAAACAAGACGATTTAAAAGAAAAAACAAACTTGATGTCAGCAACAGATGCTTTAGAAGTAATTTATCAACACGGTGAATTAAAGCAAGATAGTGATGTGGTTTCTGCAACATTTGGCTATTACACTACTGTTCAACTACCATCAGGCAATGTTTACTTCCCTGTTTGGTGTTTTGAAGTGGTACATGCAGACGCTACTAGTTATGTCTTAGTCAATGCAAAAGACGAGCAAGTAATTAATCAATCAGAGAACCAAACCACAACAGCACCAGGAAGTGAATTATCCAGTCGTCAAAAAGTAAAATAA